CCTGATACAGCAAAAGAAAAACCTTTGAAGGGTGAAGTTGTGGCAGTAGGTCACGGTACGAAAGATGAAGAAATGGTATTGAAAGTAGGCGATACGGTTCTTTATGGCAAATATGCCGGAACAGAACTTGACGTTGAAGGTACTAAATATCTTATCATGCGTCAGAGCGATGTTCTCGCTGTTTTGGGTTAATTAATAGTAAATCATAA
This portion of the Bacteroides acidifaciens genome encodes:
- a CDS encoding co-chaperone GroES; its protein translation is MNIKPLADRVLILPAPAEEKTIGGIIIPDTAKEKPLKGEVVAVGHGTKDEEMVLKVGDTVLYGKYAGTELDVEGTKYLIMRQSDVLAVLG